One Candidatus Auribacterota bacterium genomic window, ATAGGCAATATCTCATCCGGCCCGGTGCTGCAGTTGGCCCCCACCGCCGCCGCTCCCATGGCGGCGAGCACCGCGGCCGCCACCTCGGGTGGTGTGCCGGTGAGCGTTCTCCCCCCCTCTCCGAATGTCATATGCGCCACGACAGGGAGATCTGAAACCTCCGCCGCCGCGATGAGCGCCGCCTTCGCTTCCCTCAGGTCAGAGATCGTCTCGAGGAATATGAGATCTGCTCCCCCGCGCGCCAGCGCCCTGAGCTGCTCCCTGAACGCATCCACCGCTTCACCGAACGCCACACTGCCGAGCGGCGCGAGCTGTTTCCCGAGCGGCCCCACCGAGCCGGCGACATACGCCCTCCCGCCGGATGCCTCGCGCGCGAGGCGAATCGCTTCGCGATTGATGCGCTCGACCTCGTCCGCCAGGTGATACTCCGCGAGCTTGAAGCGGTTGGCCCCGAAGGTATCCGTCTCGATAATCTCCGCTCCGGCGTCGATGTATCGCTCATGTACGGAGACAATGAGCGTGGGGCGACTGAGCACCGCCTCTTCAGGGCATGCCCCCTCGGGGAGGCCGCCCTCCTGAAGCATGGTCCCCATCGCCCCGTCGCCGAGGAGGATGCGCTCTTTAAGTACTTCTAAAATATGTTTCATATACAACAACCCTAACCGCGGATGAGGCGGATTAAGCGGATTTTAATAAGCAAAGGCTGCATCCACGGATTTCACTGATATTCACGGATGTAAAAACAGCCCAAAGTTTAAAGCTGAAAGCCAAAGGAGGCGGTTACACTTTAAACTTTATACTTTCAACTTTTTGCTGTGGTTACAATCCGTCCAATCCGCGGTTTAAATTTATTGTTTCGGCTTCCAGCCCATGATCGCCGTGATGGATTTCTCCGGGATGAGAATCGAGCTGCTGCTGAGGCTGATCCCGATCTGCCCCGCCCCGAGCTCCTCAAGCACCTCCCGCTGCGCCGACAGGTCCCAGTCTCCGTACCCTGGGCTGAACCTCCTGGTGGGGATGAAGTTCCTCCACCTATCTGACTCCCGGAGCAGCCGGCACAGGGAGTTGACAACCCCCTCCACAGCCTCGGAGCCGAACGCATCCATAATCATCGCCTCCGTCATCCGCTTCTCAGCCATCAGCCCATCCATCGCCGAGGACAATTCAGGCCCGATGGTTGCAGCCATCAGCGTGGCACCGGTGCATCCGTCGAGGAGCGCGGCAACGCCGCCGCTCCGGATATGGAATCCCGTACCCTGGAAGCAGACAACAGCGTGTGCGCCGCGCGATAATTCCAGCGTCTTGCACGCCGCAGCAGGTGCGATCAGACGCCAGCCCCACTCAACTGTCGCGCGGAACAATTCCCGCAGCTCGCCGGACTGCCGATACTCATCGGCGCTCATGCGGAGGCGTTTCAGGACATCCTCATTACCGATGTCCAGGCTGATATCCCTGAGAACACCACTCCCGTTACTCAAGCCCATAAAAATCAGATCGCCCTGCAATCCCTAGGCCATGCAGCGGATACTACTCAGTATTCACCACGGGGGCACGGAGCACATAGAGTGGAGGTACACTGCTTCAGTGTATTCAGTGTCTTCAGTGGTGAAAACGATTAATCACTGAAAACAGTGAAACCACTGGGAATCCGTTATGTTTCTCCGTGGTGAAGATTATGGTGAGCTCTCTGTCGTCCGTGTCCCACAATTAAGTCAGTGCACAGCCCTTGTACCACGAGACGAACCTCGCGATCCCCTCTTCAATCCCAACCCGCGGGCGGTACCCGAGCATCGCTCTCGCCTTGCTGATATCCGCATAGGTGATCGGGGTATCGCCGGGCTGCGCGGGGAGTTTTTTTATCACTGCCTTCTTCCCCGCCGCCTCCTCTATGACCCGGATGAGCCTGGTGAGCTCAATGGTCTGTGACTCTCCGAGGTTGAATATTTCAAAGGGGAACGGCTTGTCGATCGCCTTCAGGAGACCATCCATGATGTCGTCAACATAGGTGTAATCCCGCTGGCTCGTCCCGTCACCGTACAGCTCAATCGGTTCGCCCCGGAGGATCTTCCGCGTGAATCTGCAAATTGCCATCTCCGGCCTCTGACGCGGCCCGTAGACGGTAAAGAAGCGCAGGCAGGTGATATTCATCCCGCTGAGATGGTGGTAGGTATAGCAGAGGAGTTCACACGCCCTTTTCGTTGCCGCATACGGGGATATC contains:
- a CDS encoding GDP-mannose 4,6-dehydratase, which gives rise to MKILVTGGAGFIGSHLVERLLEGGRGVVCLDDFNDSYDPAIKRRNISPSIGNPSFTLVEGDIRNKDLLHDLCRNHQFGTIVHLAARAGVRESLKDPLLYEEVNCLGTLNLLDLARRHGIRHFIFGSSSSIYGVNAKVPFSEEDRVDQPISPYAATKRACELLCYTYHHLSGMNITCLRFFTVYGPRQRPEMAICRFTRKILRGEPIELYGDGTSQRDYTYVDDIMDGLLKAIDKPFPFEIFNLGESQTIELTRLIRVIEEAAGKKAVIKKLPAQPGDTPITYADISKARAMLGYRPRVGIEEGIARFVSWYKGCALT